A stretch of Saccharomyces cerevisiae S288C chromosome IV, complete sequence DNA encodes these proteins:
- the SPS2 gene encoding Sps2p (Protein expressed during sporulation; SPS2 has a paralog, SPS22, that arose from the whole genome duplication; redundant with Sps22p for organization of the beta-glucan layer of the spore wall; S. pombe ortholog is a spore wall component), with protein MPIWKTQTFFTSISVIQIVNKETKVSTKKEKDSMLNQLNTILRFLFLFLQLIKSSAAVEPNGGPNILDHNIMLVNTNATIPKKEQTDFEVISPTKQTQVDEDCKKGLYHIENAGNLIELQAKCWKVVGNIEISSNYSGSLIDLGLIREIEGDLIIKNNKHIFRIQGYNLESLGKLELDSLTSFVSLDFPALKEVETVDWRVLPILSSVVINGNIKKIKNIIISDTALTSIDYFNNVKKVDIFNINNNRFLENLFASLESVTKQLTVHSNAKELELDLSNLHTVENMTIKDVSEIKLAKLSSVNSSLEFIENQFSSLELPLLAKVQGTLGLIDNKNLKKLNFSNATDIQGGLMIANNTELAKIDFFPKLRQIGGAIYFEGSFDKIDLPELKLVKGSAYIKSSSEELNCEEFTSPKAGRSIIRGGKIECTSGMKSKMLNVDEEGNVLGKQETDNDNGKKEKGKNGAKSQGSSKKMENSAPKNIFIDAFKMSVYAVFTVLFSIIF; from the coding sequence atgccaatttggaaaacacAAACATTCTTCACTAGTATTTCTGTTATTCAAATAGTCAATAAAGAAACCAAAGTTTctacaaaaaaagaaaaggataGCATGTTGAACCAGTTGAACACAATCTTaagatttttattcttgtttCTGCAGTTAATTAAATCATCCGCTGCAGTTGAACCTAATGGTGGACCGAATATTCTAGATCACAACATTATGTTGGTTAACACTAATGCAACGATCCCTAAAAAGGAACAAACTGATTTTGAGGTGATTTCTCCAACAAAACAAACACAAGTAGATGAAGACTGTAAAAAAGGCTTGTATCATATTGAGAATGCTGGAAATTTGATTGAACTGCAAGCTAAATGTTGGAAAGTGGTAGGAAACATTGAAATATCAAGTAACTACAGCGGATCTCTTATTGATCTAGGGTTAATAAGAGAGATAGAGGGAGATCTTATTATCAAGAATAACAAACACATTTTTAGAATCCAGGGTTATAATTTAGAGTCTTTGGGAAAGTTGGAATTGGATAGCCTAACTTCCTTTGTATCATTAGACTTTCCCGCTTtaaaagaagttgaaacCGTTGATTGGAGAGTTTTGCCTATTCTAAGTAGTGTTGTCATTAACGgaaatattaaaaagatcaaaaatattatcatatcTGATACTGCATTAACCTCCATCGATTACTTCAATAACGTCAAGAAAGtggatattttcaatatcaacaATAACAGGTTTTTAGAAAATTTATTCGCAAGTTTAGAAAGTGTTACTAAACAACTAACCGTCCACTCTAATGCCAAAGAGCTGGAACTTGATTTGAGCAACTTACACACGGTTGAAAATATGACCATTAAGGACGTTTCAGAAATTAAACTAGCTAAACTTTCCTCTGTGAACAGTTCTCTAGAGTTCATCGAGAATCAATTTTCAAGCTTGGAACTACCACTTTTGGCAAAAGTTCAAGGAACGTTGGGGTTAATAGATAATAAAAATCTGAAAAAGCTAAACTTTTCGAATGCCACCGATATTCAAGGGGGTCTAATGATTGCTAACAATACAGAGCTTGCCaaaattgatttcttcCCCAAGTTGAGGCAAATTGGCGGTGCAATATATTTTGAAGGTAgctttgataaaattgaCCTCCCAGAGCTAAAGTTAGTAAAAGGTAGCGCTTATATCAAAAGTTCATCTGAGGAATTAAACTGTGAAGAATTTACATCACCAAAAGCCGGTCGTTCGATCATAAGAGGCGGTAAAATCGAATGCACATCTGGTATGAAAAGTAAAATGCTGAATGTTGATGAAGAGGGGAATGTACTAGGAAAGCAGGAAACTGACAATGATaatggaaagaaagaaaaaggaaaaaatggTGCAAAAAGTCAAGGAAGTTCAAAGAAGATGGAAAACAGTGCTCCGAAGaacatttttattgatgCTTTCAAAATGTCAGTTTATGCAGTTTTCACGGTATTGTTCTCGATAATTTTTTAG
- the SPS1 gene encoding putative serine/threonine protein kinase SPS1 (STE20-family GCKIII protein kinase; required for prospore membrane closure, efficient spore packaging, and localization of enzymes involved in spore wall synthesis; component of a non-canonical Hippo pathway with Cdc15p involved in spindle disassembly and sustained release of Cdc14p during anaphase II; forms a complex with Cdc15p; phosphorylation requires Cdc15p; required for Ssp1p phosphorylation and turnover; interacts with 14-3-3 proteins; expressed in late meiosis; nuclear and cytoplasmic) has translation MESKEISIRSRTPPSKLYSIQSCIGRGNFGDVYKAVDRVTQEIVAIKVVNLEHSDEDIELLAQEIFFLAELKSPLITNYIATMLEDVSMWIVMEYCGGGSCSDLLKRSYVNGLPEEKVSFIIHEVTLGLKYLHEQRKIHRDIKAANILLNEEGMVKLGDFGVSGHIRSTLKRDTFVGTPYWMAPEVVCCEVDGYNEKADIWSLGITTYELLKGLPPLSKYDPMKVMTNLPKRKPPKLQGPFSDAAKDFVAGCLVKTPADRPSAYNLLSFEFVKNITITNLKSDVDLIKQKKVQERYTKVPKYPLQNRLYKNSNTVRGKEFWNFESTRLSTTQISKEELSPITQDSPTSSLNMESPYLLHGQTVTPITNPSSSSFRKCTQPVFELDSGMDIDSGCPNAQAETEIVPLSNHNKKHKKNDIQALKIEKFDYLKNIVSHILNRMYDRARDDETRKYVNEMLKQFIKTEANVPGFNEVFIEEISLRIEAIKKGFV, from the coding sequence ATGGAAAGCAAAGAAATATCAATTAGGTCAAGAACCCCTCCATCGAAGCTATATTCCATCCAATCATGTATTGGCAGAGGTAACTTTGGTGATGTGTATAAAGCAGTGGATAGAGTTACGCAAGAAATTGTGGCAATTAAGGTGGTCAACCTGGAGCATTCCGACGAAGACATTGAACTGTTAGCAcaggaaattttttttctggcGGAATTGAAATCTCCTCTTATTACAAACTATATTGCAACAATGTTAGAAGATGTCTCTATGTGGATTGTCATGGAATATTGCGGCGGTGGATCATGTTCAGATTTACTGAAGCGAAGTTACGTCAACGGTTTgcctgaagaaaaagtttccTTCATTATTCATGAAGTCACCTTGGGTTTGAAATACCTGCATGAGCAAAGGAAAATTCATCGTGATATCAAAGCAGCTAATATTTTACTAAATGAAGAAGGTATGGTTAAGTTGGGTGATTTCGGAGTAAGTGGCCACATTCGTTCCACTTTGAAAAGGGACACTTTTGTAGGAACGCCGTATTGGATGGCTCCGGAAGTTGTTTGCTGCGAAGTTGATGGGTATAATGAGAAAGCAGATATATGGTCCTTGGGTATCACCACCTATGAGTTACTCAAGGGCTTACCCCCATTATCTAAATATGATCCTATGAAAGTTATGACTAACTTACCAAAAAGGAAGCCTCCAAAATTACAAGGTCCCTTTTCGGATGCAGCAAAGGATTTCGTAGCTGGTTGTCTTGTTAAAACACCTGCTGATCGGCCATCGGCATATAACTTGTTAtcatttgaatttgttAAGAATATCACCATAACGAACTTGAAAAGTGATGTTGATCTAATTAAACAGAAAAAGGTTCAGGAGAGATATACAAAAGTTCCCAAATACCCTCTTCAAAATCGCTTGTATAAAAACAGCAACACAGTGAGGGGAAAGgaattttggaattttgaATCGACAAGACTAAGCACAACACAAATTTCCAAAGAGGAATTATCTCCCATTACACAAGACTCTCCAACATCATCTTTAAATATGGAAAGTCCTTATTTACTTCATGGGCAAACTGTAACGCCGATAACCAACCCAagttcttcatcatttagAAAATGTACGCAACCAGTTTTCGAGCTTGATTCAGGAATGGATATAGATTCAGGCTGCCCAAATGCTCAAGCAGAGACCGAAATAGTTCCTCTCTCTAATCATAATAAGAAGCATAAAAAGAACGATATTCAGGCGTTGAAGATAGAAAAGTTTGACTACTTGAAAAACATTGTATCTCATATTCTCAACAGAATGTATGATCGTGCGCGCGACGatgaaacaagaaaatacGTAAATGAAATGTTAAAGCAATTCATTAAAACTGAGGCAAACGTTCCTGGATTTAATGAGGTTTTTATAGAAGAGATCTCACTAAGAATTGAAGCAATAAAGAAAGGATTcgtttaa
- the AGE1 gene encoding GTPase-activating protein AGE1 (ADP-ribosylation factor (ARF) GTPase activating protein (GAP) effector; involved in the secretory and endocytic pathways; contains C2C2H2 cysteine/histidine motif) — translation MDFYTTDINKNVVPLFSKGTVARTASKAQYPSWCNNALKLTNILLKSLRCKFQTNRCEDDRGFEVYCVILKSIALLMAAKESLILLQIPPSLPSGFPFRSPQLSFTYLSTRLSGSQHKSTHSHHINHQTHPIHSSSSNSNSNNRIPTKTDSSKQHTQHFSFANAGASNRDELLSIVRKIDKSNLKCCDCGSTATVEWVSINLLCILCIKCSGVHRSLGSHISKIRSLTLDNFTSLELMHLLQNNVSNSNVNAIYESNLRNFPVKKITANSDDSERSKFIIDKYQFKKFVIDSNQGREASLKSLIKAIHLDSVFMMQRAIAQSKYSLRELTASEKEQNDLNHSSIFQYSLKHYEIVDGTPIFFITEFLLCNGIHIDNLPKITTNWSPKVLEYWETKLEMYGTFQAVNTSRPRSGPHLNMHSNVDSASSYNKKHDLRVNIPERSASASKRWSLSSIPKSSQNLMSPTNLLTMHKSLKLAKKDKK, via the coding sequence ATGGATTTTTATACTACTGATATCAACAAAAATGTTGTGCCTTTGTTCAGTAAAGGAACAGTAGCAAGAACAGCATCAAAAGCACAGTATCCATCATGGTGCAACAACGCGTTAAAGTTAactaatattcttcttaaATCTCTTCGATGTAAATTTCAAACGAACCGCTGCGAGGATGATCGAGGTTTTGAGGTATATTGTGTTATTTTAAAAAGCATCGCTTTATTAATGGCCGCGAAAGAATCATTGATATTACTACAAATACCTCCTTCTTTACCATCAGGATTTCCATTTCGTTCACCCCAACTGTCATTTACATATTTATCAACCCGTCTTAGTGGGAGCCAACACAAATCTACGCATTCTCATCACATCAATCATCAAACTCATCCCATTCATAGTAGCAGTAGCAACAGTAATAGTAATAACCGTATTCCTACAAAAACAGATTCCTCCAAACAGCATACACAGCATTTCTCTTTTGCTAATGCGGGAGCCTCCAATAGAGACGAACTGCTATCAATCGTGCGCAAAATTGATAAATCTAATTTGAAGTGTTGTGACTGCGGTAGCACCGCAACAGTAGAATGGGTGTCAATCAATTTATTGTGTATATTGTGTATCAAATGTTCGGGCGTTCATCGATCTCTGGGTTCACATATCTCCAAAATTAGATCTTTAACGCTGGATAATTTCACCTCGTTAGAGTTGATGCATCttttacaaaataatgTTTCCAATAGTAATGTTAATGCCATTTATGAAAGCAATCTCAGGAACTTTccagttaaaaaaataactgcAAATTCTGATGACTCGGAAAGATCCAAATTCATTATTGATAAGTATCAATTTAAAAAGTTTGTTATCGACAGCAACCAAGGCAGAGAGGCTTCTTTGAAGTCTTTAATTAAAGCTATCCATTTAGATAGTGTTTTCATGATGCAAAGAGCCATCGCCCAAAGTAAATATTCCCTAAGAGAATTGACGGCAAGCGAAAAAGAGCAGAATGATCTAAACCATtcttccatttttcaatattccCTAAAGCACTATGAAATTGTTGATGGAACgcccattttttttattacaGAATTTTTATTGTGCAATGGTATTCATATAGATAATTTACCGAAGATTACTACGAATTGGTCTCCAAAGGTTTTAGAATATTGGGAAACTAAGTTGGAGATGTACGGAACATTCCAAGCTGTAAATACTTCTCGTCCAAGATCAGGGCCGCATTTAAATATGCATTCAAATGTAGATTCAGCTTCGTCCTACAATAAGAAACACGATTTGAGAGTTAACATACCTGAAAGAAGTGCCTCAGCAAGTAAAAGGTGGAGTTTGAGCTCCATTCCTAAGTCTtctcaaaatttgatgtcCCCAACAAACTTATTAACAATGCATAAGTCTTTAAAATTGGCCaaaaaggacaaaaaataa
- a CDS encoding uncharacterized protein (hypothetical protein; small ORF identified by SAGE; deletion strains are moderately sensitive to the radiomimetic drug bleomycin), translating into MKRSYKTLPTYFFSFFGPFKERAVFLLVL; encoded by the coding sequence ATGAAAAGATCATATAAAACCCTTCcaacatattttttttccttctttggTCCCTTCAAGGAAAGAGCGgtctttcttcttgttctataa
- a CDS encoding uncharacterized protein (hypothetical protein; SWAT-GFP and mCherry fusion proteins localize to the endoplasmic reticulum; YDR524C-B has a paralog, YCL048W-A, that arose from the whole genome duplication): protein MQFKTIVAAFATVAAVQAANVSTNGSNRTNGSNTTSTKISTGAAASNALGAGVFGAAVAAGVAFLF from the coding sequence ATGCAATTCAAGACCATCGTCGCTGCCTTCGCTACTGTTGCCGCTGTCCAAGCTGCTAACGTTTCTACCAATGGTTCCAACCGTACCAACGGTTCCAACACCACCAGCACCAAGATCTCCACTGGTGCTGCTGCTTCCAACGCTTTGGGTGCTGGTGTCTTCGGTGCTGCCGTCGCTGCCGGTGTCGCTTTCTTATTCTAA
- the API2 gene encoding Api2p (hypothetical protein; conserved among S. cerevisiae strains; not conserved in closely related Saccharomyces species; 26% of ORF overlaps the dubious ORF YDR524C-A; insertion mutation in a cdc34-2 mutant background causes altered bud morphology), protein MEKKIKNFSSSLYMRRKARKTTAMTHSTISHVTNVKKAMIFFLLSFSHFSSGYSACKKKRRGSGLRYFGNKLWRPTPRSGQSGQSRPKTGPHGSQRVVFLELKKAQRWA, encoded by the coding sequence atggaaaagaaaatcaagaatttcTCGAGTTCCTTATATATGAGGAGAAAAGCCAGGAAAACCACCGCGATGACACACAGCACCATATCTCATGTAACAAACGTGAAAAAAGcgatgattttttttctgctttctttttctcatttctCAAGCGGATATTCCGcttgcaaaaagaaaaggcgTGGCTCTGGTCTTCGctattttggaaataaaCTTTGGCGTCCTACGCCCAGAAGCGGCCAAAGCGGCCAATCACGCCCGAAGACGGGACCGCACGGCTCCCAACGAGTCGTTTTTTTGGAACTGAAAAAGGCCCAACGTTGGGCCTAG
- the SNA2 gene encoding Sna2p (hypothetical protein; has similarity to Pmp3p, which is involved in cation transport; green fluorescent protein (GFP)-fusion protein localizes to the cytoplasm in a punctate pattern), with protein MHARDWFLVFIAIFIPPLAVWLKRGFFTKDLLINFLLFLLGFFPGLIHALYVISCHPYEENEARYSHLSSSDDNYGSLA; from the coding sequence ATGCACGCCCGCGACTGGTTTTTAGTTTTTATTGCAATTTTCATTCCTCCCTTAGCAGTCTGGCTAAAAAGAGGTTTTTTTACCAAGGATCTGCTCATTAACtttctgttatttttactaGGGTTTTTCCCTGGTCTGATCCATGCTTTGTACGTGATCAGCTGTCATCCATATGAGGAGAACGAGGCCCGGTACTCACACCTCTCCTCCTCGGATGATAACTATGGTAGTTTAGCATGA
- the RBA50 gene encoding Rba50p (Protein involved in transcription; interacts with RNA polymerase II subunits Rpb2p, Rpb3, and Rpb11p; has similarity to human RPAP1), with amino-acid sequence MDLLGDIVEKDTSDSVESNDNGTLSTNNCGTGFPELYKPKKISSWKERLREKRAQKKKTSGKDAEKQQTSTDAPLSEAKSIHNENIKVLQGMSDEQIVQEREDLYNSLDPKLIAKLLKNINKRAKDENNTPLFAEIEGASGTWVGGNKQGIYDLPPLDDEDVDVALEIRPMLGKDAKHVQFEEAGKEKDVEEEAKTNDDVDDIAPLDFQMAQCIDHMKNEELFKDVHFIKEESQNEINLEKLDINDPNFNDKLHEKYFPDLPKEVDKLKWMQPVQQKTDKNYIIEDVSECRFDFNGDLVPPTRQIDSTIHSGLHHHSDSPELAGYTIVELEHLARSTFPSQRCIAIQTLGRILYKLGQKSYYQLVPEIDADTYKEDGSISNVMDKIYSMFWDLIKDGKVIESLEISSDEKFTRNLSVRNYAIDALWLWKQGGGDFRTKK; translated from the coding sequence ATGGACTTACTGGGCGATATAGTGGAGAAAGATACATCTGACTCTGTTGAAAGTAATGACAATGGCACTCTTAGTACCAACAACTGTGGAACGGGATTTCCCGAGTTGTACAAacccaagaaaatatcatcttGGAAGGAAAGActaagagaaaaaagagcccaaaagaaaaaaactagTGGCAAGGATGCTGAAAAGCAACAAACGAGTACAGACGCCCCACTATCCGAGGCAAAATCTATccataatgaaaatattaaagtTCTGCAGGGAATGAGTGATGAACAAATCGTGCAAGAACGTGAGGATCTGTATAACTCTTTAGATCCCAAACTGATTGCCAAgctattgaaaaacataAATAAAAGAGCGAAGGACGAAAACAACACTCCATTATTTGCAGAAATAGAAGGCGCTTCTGGTACCTGGGTAGGTGGCAACAAGCAAGGCATATACGATCTACCACCGTTagacgatgaagatgtAGACGTTGCCTTAGAAATTAGGCCTATGTTAGGCAAAGATGCAAAACATGttcaatttgaagaagcaggaaaagaaaaagacgtggaagaagaagcaaaaaCTAATGATGACGTCGATGATATCGCACCCTTAGATTTCCAGATGGCACAATGCATTGATCatatgaaaaatgaagagcTATTCAAAGACGTTCATTTTATCAAAGAGGAGAGccaaaatgaaatcaatTTAGAGAAACTTGATATAAATGATCCTAATTTCAACGATAAATTACACGAAAAATACTTCCCTGATTTGCCCAAAGAGGTCGACAAATTAAAATGGATGCAACCGGTTCAGCAAAAAACAGACAAGAATTACATCATTGAAGACGTATCTGAATGTAGGTTTGACTTTAATGGCGACCTTGTTCCACCCACAAGACAAATAGACTCTACCATTCACTCAGGGTTGCACCATCACAGCGACTCGCCTGAACTCGCCGGTTACACCATAGTGGAGTTAGAACATTTAGCAAGATCCACTTTTCCTTCTCAAAGGTGCATTGCTATACAAACTTTGGGGAGAATACTTTATAAGCTAGGCCAAAAAAGCTACTACCAGCTAGTGCCAGAAATAGATGCAGACACATACAAGGAAGACGGAAGCATATCGAACGTTATGGATAAGATCTATTCCATGTTTTGGGACTTGATTAAAGACGGAAAAGTCATCGAATCCTTAGAAATCTCCTCTGAtgagaaattcactagAAATTTGTCAGTCAGAAATTATGCTATTGATGCACTTTGGTTATGGAAACAAGGCGGTGGGGACTTCCGAACCAAGAAATAG
- the HLR1 gene encoding Hlr1p (Protein involved in regulation of cell wall composition and integrity; also involved in cell wall response to osmotic stress; overproduction suppresses a lysis sensitive PKC mutation; HLR1 has a paralog, LRE1, that arose from the whole genome duplication) encodes MENLCPPPPSQMKDFSTPPRNRHRHKRSFAISGDFEFLKQPASAPVLPSAYDSPTFENTPRRVSGMSVTMPDESQNESALLNSPSPRFFISEASTYSSPIKGVPDAIINLDDVLINKPKMCRSHRKTKSVPVKLDEFYSSHKCSSVPELTINEEIDEDDTNPQLLEPVKPLSSTSLSTDMNEDKKMTLKNARSHNSLKIQAQKQRYYNSARYLPLNSEDRATDPQILTKQSSVTSLFSSRSITPVSCNINNAGRINAISGNYLDDVLYDLDTPATTLIQDIDNLQTSINERVRLSPQSSSIKKYFSKDGKSVSSFNFQSQECDMVSFTEDFAHVTSLSSSILDSEKQTDDEEEESIPEEILRGEPLHVYNETSGSDKSVILPTKQKSAPINKDSKHSSTQYEEKSFKKNRKFKIFAKLFCTRK; translated from the coding sequence ATGGAAAACTTATGCCCTCCACCTCCTTCCCAAATGAAGGATTTTTCCACTCCTCCAAGAAACAGGCATCGTCACAAAAGATCCTTTGCTATATCTGGagattttgaattcttAAAACAACCTGCCTCTGCGCCTGTTTTGCCTTCTGCGTACGACTCACCTACCTTCGAAAATACACCAAGAAGAGTAAGCGGTATGAGCGTAACAATGCCTGATGAATCTCAAAATGAATCAGCATTACTAAACTCACCAAGCCCAAGGTTTTTTATTAGCGAAGCATCCACATATTCATCACCAATTAAAGGAGTGCCGGACGCTATCATTAATTTGGATGATGTGCTCATTAATAAACCAAAAATGTGTAGATCACATCGCAAAACCAAATCAGTACCAGTAAAATTGGACGAATTTTATTCCTCCCATAAATGTAGCTCAGTACCAGAATTAACTataaatgaagaaatagatgaagatgacaCCAACCCTCAGTTGCTGGAGCCCGTAAAACCATTATCATCAACTTCTCTATCTACTGATATGaatgaagataaaaaaatgacacTAAAAAATGCCAGGAGCCATAACTCGTTAAAAATTCAGGCACAAAAGCAAAGGTACTACAACTCAGCAAGGTATCTGCCTTTGAATAGTGAGGACCGAGCAACAGATCCACAAATTTTAACGAAGCAAAGCTCTGTTACgtctttattttcttctagGTCAATTACACCTGTATCTTGTAACATTAACAATGCGGGTAGAATCAATGCAATCAGTGGTAATTATCTAGATGACGTCCTTTATGACCTTGACACCCCTGCCACAACTCTAATTCAGGATATTGATAACCTTCAAACTAGTATCAACGAAAGGGTTAGGTTGTCACCACAATCCTCGTCGAtaaaaaagtatttttccaaagatgGAAAATCTGTTAGCAGCTTCAATTTCCAGTCTCAGGAGTGCGATATGGTATCTTTTACTGAGGATTTTGCCCATGTAACATCATTGTCTTCTTCTATTCTTGACTCTGAGAAACAAACAGacgacgaagaagaagagagtATTCCGGAAGAAATACTACGAGGAGAACCCCTCCACGTATACAACGAAACTAGTGGATCTGATAAAAGTGTCATTTTGCCGACGAAACAAAAATCTGCTCCCATTAACAAGGATAGTAAGCACAGTTCAACTCAgtatgaagaaaaatcttttaagAAGAATAGAAagttcaaaattttcgCCAAGTTATTCTGCACTAGGAAATAG
- the QCR7 gene encoding ubiquinol--cytochrome-c reductase subunit 7 (Subunit 7 of ubiquinol cytochrome-c reductase (Complex III); Complex III is a component of the mitochondrial inner membrane electron transport chain; oriented facing the mitochondrial matrix; N-terminus appears to play a role in complex assembly), with protein MPQSFTSIARIGDYILKSPVLSKLCVPVANQFINLAGYKKLGLKFDDLIAEENPIMQTALRRLPEDESYARAYRIIRAHQTELTHHLLPRNEWIKAQEDVPYLLPYILEAEAAAKEKDELDNIEVSK; from the coding sequence atgCCACAGTCTTTTACGTCTATTGCGAGAATTGGTGACTATATTTTGAAGTCACCCGTCCTCTCCAAGTTATGTGTTCCAGTTGCCAATCAGTTCATTAACCTCGCAGGTTACAAGAAGTTAGGGCTCAAATTTGACGACTTAATTGCAGAGGAAAATCCCATCATGCAGACCGCTTTAAGAAGACTCCCTGAAGATGAATCTTATGCCAGAGCATATAGAATAATCAGGGCTCATCAAACCGAGTTGACTCATCATTTACTGCCAAGAAACGAATGGATCAAAGCCCAAGAGGATGTTCCTTACCTGTTGCCATACATATTAGAAGCTGAAGCTGCAGCTAAGGAGAAGGACGAGTTAGACAACATAGAGGTCtccaaatga